A DNA window from Gorilla gorilla gorilla isolate KB3781 chromosome 19, NHGRI_mGorGor1-v2.1_pri, whole genome shotgun sequence contains the following coding sequences:
- the CHD3 gene encoding chromodomain-helicase-DNA-binding protein 3 isoform X18 → MKVADTVILWARSKNDQLRISFPPGLCWGDRMPDKDDIRLLPSALGVKKRKRGPKKQKENKPGKPRKRKKRDSEEEFGSERDEYREKSESGGSEYGTGPGRKRRRKHREKKEKKTKRRKKGEGDGGQKQVEQKSSATLLLTWGLEDVEHVFSEEDYHTLTNYKAFSQFMRPLIAKKNPKIPMSKMMTILGAKWREFSANNPFKGSAAAVAAAAAAAAAAVAEQVSAAVSSATPIAPSGPPALPPPPAADIQPPPIRRAKTKEGKGPGHKRRSKSPRVPDGRKKLRGKKMAPLKIKLGLLGGKRKKGGSYVFQSDEGPEPEAEESDLDSGSVHSVSGRPDGPVRTKKLKRGRPGRKKKKVLGCPAVAGEEEVDGYETDHQDYCEVCQQGGEIILCDTCPRAYHLVCLDPELDRAPEGKWSCPHCEKEGVQWEAKEEEEEYEEEGEEEGEKEEEDDHMEYCRVCKDGGELLCCDACISSYHIHCLNPPLPDIPNGEWLCPRCTCPVLKGRVQKILHWRWGEPPVAVPAPQQADGNPDVPPPRPLQGRSEREFFVKWVGLSYWHCSWAKELQLEIFHLVMYRNYQRKNDMDEPPPLDYGSGEDDGKSDKRKVKDPHYAEMEEKYYRFGIKPEWMTVHRIINHSVDKKGNYHYLVKWRDLPYDQSTWEEDEMNIPEYEEHKQSYWRHRELIMGEDPAQPRKYKKKKKELQGDGPPSSPTNDPTVKYETQPRFITATGGTLHMYQLEGLNWLRFSWAQGTDTILADEMGLGKTIQTIVFLYSLYKEGHTKGPFLVSAPLSTIINWEREFQMWAPKFYVVTYTGDKDSRAIIRENEFSFEDNAIKGGKKAFKMKREAQVKFHVLLTSYELITIDQAALGSIRWACLVVDEAHRLKNNQSKFFRVLNGYKIDHKLLLTGTPLQNNLEELFHLLNFLTPERFNNLEGFLEEFADISKEDQIKKLHDLLGPHMLRRLKADVFKNMPAKTELIVRVELSPMQKKYYKYILTRNFEALNSRGGGNQVSLLNIMMDLKKCCNHPYLFPVAAMESPKLPSGAYEGGALIKSSGKLMLLQKMLRKLKEQGHRVLIFSQMTKMLDLLEDFLDYEGYKYERIDGGITGALRQEAIDRFNAPGAQQFCFLLSTRAGGLGINLATADTVIIFDSDWNPHNDIQAFSRAHRIGQANKVMIYRFVTRASVEERITQVAKRKMMLTHLVVRPGLGSKAGSMSKQELDDILKFGTEELFKDENEGENKEEDSSVIHYDNEAIARLLDRNQDATEDTDVQNMNEYLSSFKVAQYVVREEDKIEEIEREIIKQEENVDPDYWEKLLRHHYEQQQEDLARNLGKGKRVRKQVNYNDAAQEDQDNQSEYSVGSEEEDEDFDERPEGRRQSKRQLRNEKDKPLPPLLARVGGNIEVLGFNTRQRKAFLNAVMRWGMPPQDAFTTQWLVRDLRGKTEKEFKAYVSLFMRHLCEPGADGSETFADGVPREGLSRQQVLTRIGVMSLVKKKVQEFEHINGRWSMPELMPDPSADSKRSSRASSPTKTSPTTPEASATNSPCTSKPATPAPSEKGEGIRTPLEKEEAENQEEKPEKNSRIGEKVETEADAPSPAPSLGERLEPRKIPLEDEVPGVPGEMEPEPGYRGDREKSEDVKGDRELRPGPRDEPRSNGRREEKTEKPRFMFNIADGGFTELHTLWQNEERAAISSGKLNEIWHRRHDYWLLAGIVLHGYARWQDIQNDAQFAIINEPFKTEANKGNFLEMKNKFLARRFKLLEQALVIEEQLRRAAYLNLSQEPAHPAMALHARFAEAECLAESHQHLSKESLAGNKPANAVLHKVLNQLEELLSDMKADVTRLPATLSRIPPIAARLQMSERSILSRLASKGTEPHPTPAFPPGPYATPPGYGAAFSAAPVGALAAAGANYSQMPAGSFITAATNGPPVLVKKEKEMVGALVSDGLDRKEPRAGEVICIDD, encoded by the exons ATGAAGGTGGCAGACACTGTGATCCTGTGGGCAAGAAGTAAAAATGACCAGCTGAGGATTTCTTTTCCTCCAGGACTGTGTTGGGGTGACAGGATGCCTG ATAAGGATGACATTCGGCTGCTGCCTTCAGCATTGGGTGTGAAGAAGAGAAAACGAGGACCCAAGAAGCAGAAGGAGAACAAGCCAGGAAAACCCCGAAAACGCAAGAAGCGT gaCAGTGAGGAGGAATTTGGTTCTGAGCGAGATGAGTACCGGGAGAAGTCAGAGAGTGGGGGCAGTGAATATGGAACCGGACCGGGTCGGAAACGAAGAAGGAAGCACcgagaaaaaaaggagaagaagacaaAGCGGCGGAAAAagggggagggagatggggggcaAAAG CAAGTGGAACAGAAGTCATCAGCAACTCTGCTTCTGACCTGGGGCCTGGAGGATGTGGAGCATGTGTTCTCTGAGGAGGATTACCACACGCTCACCAACTACAAAGCCTTCAGCCAGTTCATGAG GCCCCTAATTGCTAAGAAGAATCCTAAGATCCCAATGTCTAAGATGATGACCATCCTTGGGGCCAAATGGAGAGAGTTCAGCGCCAACAACCCCTTCAAGGGGTCAGCAGCTGCTgtggcggcggcagcggcagcagcagcagcagctgtagCTGAGCAGGTGTCAGCTGCTGTCTCGTCAGCCACCCCCATAGCACCCTCCGGACCCCCCGCCCTTCCACCACCCCCTGCTGCTGATATCCAGCCCCCACCCATCCGAAGAGCCAAAACCAAAGAGGGCAAAG GTCCAGGCCATAAGAGGCGGAGTAAGAGCCCCCGAGTGCCTGATGGACGCAAGAAGCTTCGGGGAAAGAAAATGGCACCACTCAAAATAAAACTAGGGCTTCTGGGtggcaagaggaagaaaggaggctCG TATGTTTTTCAGAGCGACGAAGGTCCTGAACCAGAGGCTGAGGAATCAGACCTGGACAGTGGCAGTGTCCACAGTGTCTCAGGCCGGCCTGATGGCCCTGTCCGCACCAAGAAACTAAAGAGAGGCCGgccaggaaggaagaagaagaagg TCCTGGGCTGTCCTGCAGTGGccggggaggaggaggttgaTGGCTACGAGACGGATCACCAGGATTACTGTGAGGTGTGCCAGCAGGGTGGGGAAATTATTCTGTGTGACACCTGCCCTCGTGCCTACCACCTCGTCTGCCTTGATCCTGAGCTTGACCGGGCTCCAGAGGGCAAATGGAGCTGCCCTCACTGT GAGAAGGAGGGGGTCcagtgggaggccaaggaggaagaagaagaatacgaagaggagggagaggaagaaggggagaaggaggaggaggacgatCACATGGAGTACTGCCGCGTATGCAAGGACGGCGGGGAGCTCCTGTGCTGTGACGCGTGCATCTCCTCCTACCACATTCATTGTCTAAACCCTCCCCTGCCTGACATTCCCAATGGTGAATGGCTGTGTCCCCGATGCACA TGCCCCGTGCTGAAGGGTCGAGTGCAGAAGATCCTACATTGGCGGTGGGGGGAGCCACCTGTAGCAGTGCCAGCCCCTCAACAGGCAGATGGAAATCCAGATGTCCCACCCCCCCGTCCTCTTCAAGGCAGATCAGAGCGAGAGTTCTTTGTCAAGTGGGTAGGACTATCCTACTGGCACTGCTCCTGGGCCAAGGAGCTTCAG CTGGAAATCTTCCATTTGGTTATGTATCGAAACTACCAGCGGAAGAATGACATGGATGAGCCCCCACCCCTGGACTATGGCTCCGGCGAGGATGATGGGAAGAGTGACAAGCGTAAAGTGAAAGACCCACACTATGCTGAGATGGAGGAGAAGTACTATCGTTTTGGCATCAAGCCAGAGTGGATGACCGTCCACCGTATCATCAACCACAG TGTGGATAAAAAGGGGAATTACCACTATCTAGTAAAATGGAGGGACTTACCATATGACCAGTCCACGTGggaggaagatgaaatgaatatcCCTGAATATGAAGAACATAAGCAAAGCTACTGGAGACACCG AGAACTAATTATGGGGGAAGACCCTGCCCAGCCCCGCAagtataagaagaagaagaaggagctACAGGGTGATGGGCCTCCCAGTTCTCCCACTAATGAT CCTACCGTGAAATATGAGACTCAGCCACGGTTTATCACAGCCACTGGAGGCACCCTGCACATGTATCAGTTGGAAGGGCTGAACTGGCTACGCTTCTCCTGGGCCCAGGGCACTGACACCATTCTAGCTGATGAGATGGGGCTGGGCAAGACCATACAAACCATCGTCTTCCTCTACTCACTCTACAAGGAG GGCCACACAAAAGGTCCCTTCCTGGTGAGTGCCCCACTCTCTACTATCATTAACTGGGAGCGGGAGTTCCAGATGTGGGCACCCAAATTCTATGTGGTGACATACACGGGTGACAAGGACAGCCGGGCCATCATTCGTGAGAATGAATTCTCCTTTGAGGACAATGCCATCAAAGGGGGCAAGAAAGCTTTTAAGATGAAG AGGGAGGCACAGGTGAAGTTCCATGTTCTCCTGACATCGTATGAGCTGATCACCATTGATCAGGCAGCACTTGGTTCCATCCGCTGGGCCTGTCTTGTGGTAGATGAGGCCCATCGACTCAAGAACAACCAGTCCAAG TTTTTCAGGGTTCTCAATGGTTACAAGATAGATCATAAGTTGCTGCTGACAGGAACCCCATTGCAGAATAATCTGGAGGAGCTCTTCCATCTCCTGAACTTCCTCACCCCAGAGAGATTTAA CAActtggagggcttcctggaggagtttGCTGACATATCCAAAGAGGACCAGATCAAGAAACTGCATGATTTGCTGGGGCCACACATGCTGCGGAGACTCAAGGCAGATGTCTTTAAGAACATGCCAGCCAAGACAGAGCTCATCGTTCGGGTGGAGCTAAGCCCCATGCAGAA GAAATACTACAAATACATCCTGACTCGAAATTTTGAGGCCTTGAATTCACGAGGTGGTGGGAACCAGGTGTCGCTGCTTAATATCATGATGGATCTTAAGAAGTGCTGCAACCATCCATACCTTTTTCCCGTGGCTGCTATG GAGTCCCCCAAACTCCCCAGTGGGGCTTATGAGGGTGGGGCACTTATTAAGTCGTCTGGGAAGCTCATGCTGCTCCAGAAGATGCTGCGAAAGCTGAAGGAGCAAGGACACCGAGTGCTCATCTTCTCCCAG ATGACCAAAATGTTAGACTTGCTTGAGGACTTCTTAGACTATGAAGGCTACAAGTATGAGCGCATCGATGGTGGTATCACGGGTGCCCTGAGGCAGGAGGCCATCGATCGGTTTAATG CTCCTGGGGCCCAACAATTCTGCTTCCTCCTGTCCACCCGAGCTGGGGGCCTGGGCATCAATCTGGCCACTGCTGACACTGTCATCATCTTTGATTCTGACTGGAACCCCCATAATGACATCCAG GCCTTTAGCCGGGCTCATCGGATTGGCCAGGCCAACAAAGTGATGATTTACCGGTTTGTGACTCGCGCGTCAGTGGAAGAGCGAATCACACAAGTGGCCAAGAGAAAGATGATGCTGACACACCTGGTTGTGCGGCCTGGGCTGGGCTCCAAGGCAGGCTCCATGTCCAAGCAGGAGCTTGACGACATTCTCAAATTTGGCACTGAAGAGCTATTCAAGGATGAAAACGAGG GGGAGAACAAGGAGGAGGACAGCAGTGTGATTCATTATGACAATGAGGCCATCGCTCGGCTGTTGGACCGGAACCAGGATGCAACTGAGGACACTGACGTGCAGAACATGAATGAGTATCTCAGCTCCTTCAAGGTGGCACAGTACGTCGTGCGGGAAGAAGACAAG ATTGAGGAAATTGAGCGAGAGATCATCAAGCAGGAGGAGAATGTGGACCCTGACTACTGGGAGAAGCTGCTGAGGCATCACTATGAGCAACAGCAGGAAGACCTAGCCCGGAATCTAGGCAAGGGCAAGCGGGTTCGCAAGCAAGTTAACTACAATGATGCTGCTCAGGAAGACCAAG ACAACCAGTCAGAGTACTCGGTGGGTTcagaggaggaggatgaagactTCGATGAACGTCCTGAAG GGCGTAGACAGTCAAAGAGGCAGCTCCGGAATGAGAAAGATAAGCCACTGCCTCCACTGCTGGCCCGAGTCGGGGGCAACATTGAG GTGCTGGGCTTCAACACCCGTCAGCGGAAGGCTTTCCTCAATGCTGTGATGCGCTGGGGGATGCCACCACAGGATGCCTTCACCACGCAGTGGCTGGTGCGGGACCTGAGGGGCAAGACTGAGAAGGAGTTTAA GGCCTATGTGTCTTTGTTCATGCGCCATCTGTGTGAGCCTGGGGCAGACGGCTCTGAAACCTTTGCCGATGGGGTCCCTCGGGAGGGACTGAGTCGCCAGCAGGTGTTGACCCGCATTGGAGTCATGTCTCTCGTCAAAAAGAAG GTGCAGGAGTTTGAGCACATCAATGGGCGTTGGTCAATGCCGGAACTGATGCCTGACCCCAGCGCCGATTCTAAGCGCTCCTCCAGAGCCTCCTCTCCTACCAAAACATCTCCCACCACTCCTGAGGCTTCTGCTACCAACAGTCCCTGCACCTCTAAACCTG CTACTCCAGCTCCAAGTGAGAAAGGAGAAGGCATAAGGACACCTCTTGAGAAGGAGGAAGCTGAAAACCAGGAGGAAAAGCCAGAGAAGAACAGCAGAATTGGGGAGAAGGTGGAGACAGAG GCTGatgcccccagcccagccccatcaCTTGGGGAGCGGCTGGAGCCAAGGAAGATTCCTCTAGAGGATGAGGTGCCAGGGGTGCCTGGAGAGATGGAGCCTGAACCTGGGTACCGTGGGGACAGAGAGAAGTCAG AAGATGTAAAAGGTGACCGGGAGCTTCGACCAGGGCCTCGAGATGAGCCACGGTCCAATGGGCGACgagaggaaaagacagagaagCCCCGGTTCATGTTCAATATCGCCGATGGTGGCTTCACAG AGCTTCACACACTGTGGCAGAATGAGGAACGGGCAGCTATTTCCTCGGGGAAACTCAATGAGATCTGGCACAGAAGACATGACTATTGGCTTCTGGCTGGGATTGTCCT CCATGGCTATGCACGGTGGCAGGACATCCAGAATGATGCTCAATTTGCCATTATCAATGAGCCATTTAAAACTGAAGCCAATAAGGGGAACTTTCTGGAGATGAAAAATAAGTTCCTGGCCCGGAGGTTCAAG CTCCTGGAGCAGGCGCTGGTGATTGAGGAGCAGCTGCGGCGGGCGGCCTACCTGAACCTGTCGCAGGAGCCGGCGCACCCCGCCATGGCCCTCCACGCCCGCTTCGCCGAGGCCGAGTGCCTGGCCGAGAGCCACCAGCACCTCTCCAAGGAGTCGCTGGCGGGGAACAAGCCGGCCAACGCCGTCCTGCACAAGG TTCTGAACCAGCTGGAGGAGTTGCTGAGCGACATGAAGGCGGACGTGACCCGCCTGCCAGCCACGCTGTCCCGAATACCCCCCATCGCAGCCCGCCTTCAGATGTCCGAGCGCAGCATCCTCAGCCGGCTGGCCAGCAAGGGCACGGAGCCTCACCCCACACCG GCCTTCCCCCCGGGTCCCTACGCTACACCTCCGGGGTACGGGGCGGCCTTCAGCGCCGCACCCGTAGGGGCCCTGGCCGCCGCAGGCGCCAATTACAGCCAGATGCCTGCAGGGTCCTTCATCACAG